A DNA window from Castanea sativa cultivar Marrone di Chiusa Pesio chromosome 7, ASM4071231v1 contains the following coding sequences:
- the LOC142642530 gene encoding UDP-glycosyltransferase 43-like, producing MTKFEVVFITTPAIGHLVPIVEFAHHLINCDPRFSITLLIITIPQRPLVNTYVQSCVAKSASTNIKFVLLPTVDPPSPDQFQSSIGYMSLFIERHKPHVKQAITNLMATELDLDSDRRLVGFFIDLFTTPMIDVANELDVPCYLYFPSSATFLGFMLHLPILDTQLTTGLGELDTELVIPSFVNPVPPSVLPSRALEKDGCSFFLQNARRYVETKAVIINTFSELETYALNSFSASQVPPIYPIGPVLDLVGPAQWHPDRAQHERIMTWLDDQPPSTVVFLCFGSMGGFSGSQVREIALGLELAGVQFVWALREPPEAQFAFPDDYMSLEKVLPDGFLERTSKIGLVCGWVSQVSILAHKAIGGFISHCGWNSILESLWHGIPIATWPIYAEQQINAFEMVKELGLAIEIRLDYREGSDLVLANEVERGINRLMDYDNEVRKRVKEMSKKSRVAMMENGSSYVLLRALIQELVL from the coding sequence ATGACCAAATTCGAGGTGGTGTTCATCACAACCCCTGCAATCGGACACCTCGTTCCAATTGTTGAATTTGCACACCACCTTATCAATTGTGACCCTCGATTCTCTATCACTCTACTCATCATCACCATTCCCCAAAGACCCCTTGTCAACACCTATGTCCAATCATGTGTTGCTAAGTCTGCCTCCACAAATATCAAGTTCGTTCTCCTCCCTACTGTAGACCCTCCCTCACCTGATCAATTCCAATCTTCCATAGGTTACATGTCATTATTCATTGAAAGACACAAACCCCATGTCAAGCAAGCAATCACAAACCTCATGGCAACCGAGTTGGACTTGGACTCGGACCGACGGCTCGTTGGGTTTTTCATAGACTTGTTTACAACTCCCATGATCGATGTAGCCAACGAGCTTGACGTCCCTTGCTACCTTTACTTCCCATCTTCTGCTACGTTTCTTGGCTTCATGCTTCATCTTCCAATCCTAGACACCCAACTCACCACTGGGTTGGGTGAGTTGGACACTGAATTGGTCATTCCGAGTTTTGTAAATCCGGTTCCTCCAAGTGTGCTGCCTTCTAGAGCGTTGGAGAAAGATGGgtgctctttttttttacaaaatgcaCGCAGGTACGTTGAAACCAAGGCTGTAATTATAAATACATTTTCTGAGCTTGAGACTTATGCACTTAACTCGTTCTCTGCGAGTCAAGTGCCACCGATTTATCCCATTGGGCCTGTTCTTGACCTTGTTGGACCGGCCCAATGGCACCCAGACCGGGCACAGCATGAAAGAATCATGACGTGGCTTGATGATCAACCTCCATCAACGGTAGTATTTTTGTGCTTTGGTAGCATGGGAGGTTTTAGTGGGTCCCAAGTGAGAGAGATTGCCCTTGGACTTGAACTAGCCGGGGTTCAATTTGTGTGGGCTTTACGTGAGCCACCTGAGGCCCAATTTGCCTTCCCGGACGACTACATGAGTCTTGAGAAAGTTTTACCAGATGGATTCTTGGAACGAACAAGTAAGATTGGATTGGTGTGTGGGTGGGTTTCACAAGTGTCAATTCTAGCCCACAAAGCAATAGGAGGATTTATATCACATTGTGGTTGGAATTCAattttagagagtttgtggCACGGTATACCAATTGCCACTTGGCCAATATATGCTGAGCAACAAATCAATGCCTTTGAGATGGTTAAGGAGTTGGGATTAGCTATTGAGATTAGGTTAGATTATAGGGAAGGTAGTGATTTGGTGTTGGCAAATGAGGTAGAGAGAGGAATAAACCGTCTAATGGACTATGACAATGAGGTTAGGAAAAGAGTAAAGGAAATGAGCAAAAAAAGTAGGGTAGCTATGATGGAAAATGGCTCCTCATATGTGTTACTAAGAGCACTAATTCAAGAATTAGTGCTTTGA
- the LOC142642404 gene encoding UDP-glycosyltransferase 43-like, with product MTKFEVVFITSPAIGHLVPIVEFAHHLINCDPRFSITLLIITMPQRPLVNTYVQSCVAKSASTTNIKFVLLPTVDPPSPDQFQSYIGRMSLFIERHKPHVKQAITNLMATELDLDSDRRLVGFFIDVLFTTMIDVANELDIPCYLYFPSSATFLGFMLHLPILDTQLTTGLAELDTELVIPSFVNPVPPSVLPSVALEKDGYSFALQNARRYVETKGIIINTFSELEPHALNSVSASQGPPIYPIGPVLDLAGPAQWHPDRAQHERIMRWLDDQPPSTVVFLCFGSMGVLSGSQVGEIALGLELAGVRFVWALREPPKAQFALPDDYTSLEKVLPDGFLERTNKIGLVCGWVSQVSILAHKAIGGFISHCGWNSILESLWYGIPIATWPIYAEQQINAFEMVKELGLAIEIRLDYREGSDLVLANEVERGINCLMDYDNEVRKKVKDMSEKSRVAMMENGSSYVSLKALIEELVL from the coding sequence ATGACCAAATTCGAGGTGGTGTTCATCACAAGCCCTGCAATCGGACACCTCGTTCCAATTGTTGAGTTTGCACACCACCTTATCAATTGTGACCCTCGATTCTCTATCACTCTACTCATCATCACCATGCCCCAAAGACCCCTTGTCAACACCTATGTCCAATCATGTGTTGCCAAGTCTGCCTCCACCACAAATATCAAGTTCGTTCTCCTCCCTACTGTAGACCCTCCCTCACCTGATCAATTCCAATCTTACATAGGTCGCATGTCATTATTCATTGAAAGACACAAACCCCATGTTAAGCAAGCAATCACAAACCTCATGGCAACCGAGTTGGACTTGGACTCGGACCGACGGCTCGTTGGGTTTTTCATCGACGTCTTGTTTACAACCATGATCGATGTAGCCAACGAGCTTGACATCCCTTGCTACCTTTACTTCCCATCTTCTGCTACGTTTCTTGGCTTCATGCTTCATCTTCCAATCCTAGACACCCAGCTCACCACTGGGTTGGCTGAGTTGGACACTGAGTTGGTCATTCCGAGTTTTGTAAATCCGGTTCCTCCAAGTGTGCTGCCTTCTGTTGCGTTGGAGAAAGATGGGTACTCGTTTGCTTTACAAAATGCACGCAGGTACGTTGAAACCAAGGGTATAATTATAAATACATTTTCTGAGCTTGAGCCTCATGCACTTAACTCGGTCTCTGCGAGTCAAGGGCCACCAATTTATCCCATTGGGCCTGTTCTTGACCTTGCTGGACCGGCCCAATGGCACCCAGACCGGGCCCAGCATGAAAGAATCATGAGGTGGCTTGATGATCAACCTCCATCAACGGTGGTATTTTTGTGCTTCGGTAGCATGGGAGTTCTTAGTGGGTCCCAAGTTGGAGAGATTGCATTGGGCCTTGAACTAGCTGGGGTTCGATTTGTGTGGGCTTTACGTGAGCCACCTAAGGCCCAATTTGCTCTCCCGGATGACTACACGAGTCTCGAGAAAGTTTTACCAGATGGATTCTTAGAACGAACAAACAAGATTGGATTGGTGTGTGGGTGGGTTTCACAAGTGTCAATTCTAGCCCACAAAGCAATAGGAGGATTTATATCACATTGTGGTTGGAATTCAATCTTAGAGAGTTTGTGGTACGGTATACCAATTGCCACGTGGCCAATATATGCTGAGCAACAAATCAATGCCTTTGAGATGGTGAAGGAGTTGGGATTAGCTATTGAGATTAGGTTAGATTATAGGGAAGGTAGTGATTTGGTGTTGGCAAATGAGGTAGAGAGAGGAATAAACTGTTTAATGGACTATGACAATGAGGTTAGGAAAAAAGTAAAAGACATGAGCGAAAAAAGTAGGGTAGCTATGATGGAAAATGGCTCCTCATATGTGTCACTAAAAGCACTAATTGAAGAATTAGTGCTTTGA